From Paenibacillus sp. PK3_47, the proteins below share one genomic window:
- the glgB gene encoding 1,4-alpha-glucan branching protein GlgB produces the protein MLGAHTADEDGEKGVRFTVWAPHAAYVGLAGDHNGWDGTQDVDSLYKIPDSAFWSRFFPGIELGTLYKYRIIGSDGASFLKADPYAFKAEVRPATASVVADITGYKWGDSAWRRRTKTAYNGPVNIYEMHFGTWKQKEDGEFYTYAEMAELLIPYLLEMSYTHVEFMPLAEHPYDLSWGYQGTGYFAATSRYGEPHELMYLIDRLHQAGIGVILDWVPAHFAKDAHGLRMFDGSPLYEYADPMLAEKPGWGTLSFDFSKPEISSFLISNALFWFDMYHIDGMRVDAVTSMLRLDFEKQEHQFRRNRNGGLENLEAIRFIQQLNKTIFQYYPRALMMAEESSAWPGVTAPVHEGGLGFNYKWNMGWMNDTLGYIEHDFGARPYHHNLLTFPIAYAYSENYTLPLSHDEVVHGKKSLLDKMPGSYEQKFAGLRLLLGYQATHPGKKLLFMGGEFGQFIEWKDEEPLDWFLLDYESHRRMLAYTAALNKLYLSERALWEQDHNMEGYQWIEADDNSQSVLSYIRRGKKPVDTLLIIINFQPVERLHYRLGVPRPGTYEEIFSSESVELGGSGIHNPPIKSEKKEWHNQLNSIELTIPPLGFLVLKKAGRKVNK, from the coding sequence ATGCTCGGTGCGCACACTGCCGATGAAGATGGGGAGAAGGGTGTACGCTTTACCGTCTGGGCTCCTCATGCGGCCTATGTAGGACTGGCTGGTGATCATAACGGCTGGGACGGAACACAGGATGTAGATTCATTATATAAGATACCCGATTCAGCATTTTGGAGTCGTTTTTTCCCGGGTATAGAGCTGGGAACTTTATACAAATACAGAATTATCGGCAGCGACGGCGCAAGTTTTCTCAAAGCCGATCCTTATGCCTTCAAAGCTGAAGTACGGCCGGCCACTGCCTCTGTGGTTGCCGATATCACCGGATATAAATGGGGGGACAGCGCCTGGCGCAGACGTACCAAGACTGCTTATAACGGCCCGGTGAACATTTATGAAATGCATTTTGGCACATGGAAGCAGAAGGAAGACGGTGAATTTTACACCTATGCGGAGATGGCTGAGCTGCTGATTCCTTATCTGCTGGAAATGAGCTATACTCACGTTGAATTTATGCCGCTTGCTGAACATCCATATGACTTATCGTGGGGATATCAGGGAACGGGCTATTTTGCAGCTACAAGCCGTTACGGCGAACCTCATGAACTGATGTACCTGATTGACCGCCTGCACCAGGCAGGCATCGGGGTGATTCTGGACTGGGTACCGGCGCATTTTGCCAAAGATGCACATGGGCTTAGAATGTTCGACGGCTCCCCGTTATATGAATACGCAGATCCGATGCTGGCTGAGAAGCCGGGCTGGGGTACACTCTCTTTTGATTTCAGCAAACCCGAAATTTCCTCGTTTCTGATCTCCAATGCCTTGTTCTGGTTTGATATGTACCATATTGACGGGATGAGGGTAGATGCGGTTACCAGTATGCTGCGGCTCGATTTTGAGAAACAGGAGCACCAGTTCAGACGCAACCGTAACGGAGGGCTGGAGAATCTGGAAGCCATCAGGTTTATTCAGCAGCTTAATAAGACGATTTTTCAATACTATCCTAGGGCACTTATGATGGCTGAGGAGTCAAGCGCCTGGCCGGGAGTTACCGCTCCTGTTCATGAAGGCGGGCTGGGCTTCAATTACAAATGGAATATGGGCTGGATGAATGACACACTGGGTTACATAGAACATGATTTCGGGGCAAGACCCTACCATCATAATTTGTTGACCTTCCCGATCGCTTACGCCTATTCCGAGAATTACACGCTGCCGCTGTCCCATGATGAAGTGGTGCACGGCAAGAAGTCCCTGCTGGACAAGATGCCTGGCTCCTATGAACAGAAATTCGCCGGACTGCGTCTGCTGCTTGGTTATCAGGCGACCCATCCGGGCAAAAAGCTGCTGTTCATGGGCGGAGAATTCGGCCAGTTCATTGAATGGAAGGATGAAGAGCCGCTGGACTGGTTCCTGCTGGACTACGAAAGCCACCGCCGCATGCTGGCGTATACTGCAGCCCTGAACAAGCTGTATTTGTCAGAGAGGGCGCTGTGGGAGCAGGACCATAATATGGAGGGTTATCAGTGGATTGAAGCCGACGATAACAGCCAAAGTGTTCTATCGTATATCCGCAGAGGGAAAAAACCAGTGGATACGCTGCTGATCATCATTAACTTCCAGCCGGTGGAGCGGCTTCATTACCGTCTGGGCGTTCCGCGGCCGGGTACCTATGAAGAGATCTTCAGTTCGGAGAGTGTGGAGCTCGGAGGCTCCGGAATTCATAATCCGCCGATAAAAAGTGAGAAGAAGGAATGGCATAACCAGTTGAACAGCATAGAGCTTACCATACCGCCTCTGGGCTTCCTGGTGTTGAAGAAAGCAGGGCGCAAGGTAAATAAATGA
- a CDS encoding glucose-1-phosphate adenylyltransferase, translating to MSKKECIAMLLAGGEGRRLAPLTSTMAKPAVPFGGQYRIIDFPLSNCVNSSIDTVGVLTQYEAESLHEHIGEGEPWGLHTSTDKGVTLLPSGVEGRDSYTGTADAIYKNIDYIDSNHPEHVLILSADHIYHMDYRKMLDYHISKSAKATISVMEVPWEEASRFGVMNVNDELKISEFAEKPKVPKSNLASMGIYLFEWKYLKEHLLRDAANPESSHDFGKDVIPTMLDGNDELFAYRFEGYWRDVGTVGSLWEAHMDLLQEDNGFKLDNAKWPMYSRSRRIKQAVHKPRLQIPAADCLVNETCHLEGNLNRSVIFGGVEIGKLTLIKHSIVMPNARIGRGVLIENAIIGEGAVIKDGAVIKGSEDNIVVVGPYETVAAKPVIRTQPSRLLQEVYEKAGRLRAESLPS from the coding sequence ATGAGTAAAAAAGAATGTATCGCCATGCTCCTGGCAGGCGGAGAAGGCCGCAGATTGGCCCCCCTGACCAGCACAATGGCAAAACCAGCAGTCCCTTTCGGCGGACAGTATAGAATCATTGACTTTCCCCTCAGCAACTGTGTGAATTCCAGTATTGACACTGTAGGCGTACTGACGCAGTACGAGGCTGAATCATTGCATGAACATATTGGTGAAGGAGAACCGTGGGGGCTACATACCAGTACGGATAAAGGTGTAACGCTGCTTCCTTCCGGAGTGGAAGGACGTGACAGCTACACAGGAACAGCTGATGCCATTTATAAGAACATTGATTATATTGACAGCAACCATCCTGAACACGTACTGATTCTGTCAGCCGACCATATTTACCATATGGATTACCGTAAAATGCTGGATTACCATATCAGCAAATCGGCCAAAGCCACCATTTCCGTTATGGAAGTGCCTTGGGAGGAAGCCAGCCGCTTTGGCGTGATGAACGTAAATGATGAGCTGAAAATTTCCGAATTTGCCGAGAAACCGAAAGTTCCGAAGAGCAACCTGGCTTCGATGGGCATATATTTGTTTGAATGGAAATATCTTAAGGAGCATTTGCTGCGCGACGCCGCTAACCCGGAATCCAGCCATGACTTCGGTAAAGATGTCATTCCGACCATGCTGGATGGTAATGACGAGCTGTTCGCTTACCGTTTTGAAGGATACTGGAGAGATGTTGGTACTGTAGGCAGCCTCTGGGAAGCTCACATGGACCTGCTCCAGGAAGATAACGGCTTTAAGCTGGATAACGCCAAATGGCCGATGTACAGCCGTTCCCGCCGGATCAAGCAAGCGGTACACAAGCCGCGCTTACAGATTCCTGCAGCAGATTGCCTGGTCAATGAGACCTGCCATCTTGAAGGGAATTTGAACCGTTCCGTCATTTTCGGCGGTGTTGAAATCGGCAAGCTGACGCTGATCAAACACAGTATCGTAATGCCAAATGCACGTATCGGGCGTGGTGTACTGATTGAGAATGCAATCATTGGTGAAGGCGCAGTAATCAAAGATGGCGCTGTAATCAAGGGCAGCGAAGACAATATCGTAGTCGTAGGACCTTATGAGACAGTAGCCGCTAAGCCGGTCATCCGCACCCAACCTTCCCGCCTCCTGCAGGAGGTATACGAAAAAGCTGGCAGACTGCGCGCAGAAAGCCTTCCTTCCTAA
- a CDS encoding HAMP domain-containing sensor histidine kinase encodes MIRKGMRRQIVLHYLLVVFVALLLVEVIFLLAIRTYYYNSVYSKITTQIATAEEFIKYRFTGDNSPDQMQNILDFFWLDKTELQVLTLSGDILTSSTGFQPDRTITTSDVPEAVGGSIGRWVGRQPGTNESVMAVSKMLQINARDTYVIRYLTSMERIDKDLFNLTMVSIGIGAAVMAIVVLFSFGLANSIVKPLNNITAVSAQMAKGKFTTRIKGDYKYEIGDLASTLNYMADEIIRSNQIKDDFISSISHELRTPLTSIKGWSETLISGGYDPEETKLGVGIISKESDRLIGLVEEILDFSKLQQNEMKLSIVLVDIKVVLQETILNIWAKAEKKRIHLLLECEDTIYIKGDPNRLKQVFLNLVDNAVKFSPEDSSIVLSAQRLSGTEMAVIVRDSGIGISEAHLSRVKDRFFQVDALNGGTGLGLAISQQIVELHHGKLEMDSELGKGTQVTVILPLTTEVPPSAVHPADENEA; translated from the coding sequence ATGATCAGAAAGGGGATGCGCAGACAGATTGTACTGCATTATCTTCTTGTAGTCTTTGTGGCGCTTCTCCTCGTGGAGGTTATTTTCCTCCTGGCGATCCGGACGTACTATTACAACAGCGTCTACAGCAAAATCACGACCCAGATTGCTACAGCGGAAGAGTTTATCAAATACAGGTTCACAGGCGATAACTCGCCTGATCAAATGCAGAATATTCTGGATTTCTTCTGGCTGGACAAAACAGAGCTGCAGGTATTAACCCTAAGCGGTGATATTCTCACAAGCTCCACAGGGTTCCAGCCGGACCGTACGATTACGACAAGTGATGTTCCGGAGGCGGTGGGCGGCAGTATCGGCCGCTGGGTCGGAAGACAGCCCGGTACCAATGAGAGTGTAATGGCTGTGTCCAAAATGCTGCAGATTAACGCCCGCGATACTTATGTGATCCGTTACCTGACCTCCATGGAGCGGATAGATAAGGATCTGTTCAATCTCACCATGGTGTCCATCGGCATTGGTGCGGCAGTTATGGCTATCGTTGTGCTGTTCAGCTTCGGGCTGGCCAACTCGATCGTAAAGCCGCTCAACAATATTACGGCAGTGTCAGCGCAAATGGCGAAGGGGAAGTTCACTACCCGGATCAAAGGCGATTACAAATACGAAATCGGTGATCTGGCTTCCACGCTGAATTATATGGCGGATGAAATTATCCGCAGCAATCAGATCAAGGATGATTTTATATCCTCGATCTCCCATGAGCTGCGGACACCGCTTACCAGCATCAAAGGCTGGAGTGAGACGCTGATATCCGGCGGTTATGATCCCGAGGAAACCAAGCTCGGTGTTGGGATTATATCCAAGGAGAGCGACCGTCTCATCGGGCTGGTGGAGGAGATTCTCGACTTTTCCAAGCTGCAGCAGAATGAGATGAAACTCTCCATAGTGCTGGTGGATATCAAAGTGGTGCTGCAGGAAACCATCCTCAACATCTGGGCCAAAGCGGAGAAGAAGCGGATTCATCTGCTGCTGGAATGTGAAGACACCATCTATATCAAAGGCGATCCCAACCGGCTGAAGCAGGTGTTCCTGAACCTGGTTGACAACGCGGTGAAATTCTCTCCCGAGGATTCCAGCATAGTTCTGTCTGCGCAGCGGCTCTCGGGTACGGAAATGGCGGTAATTGTGCGGGACAGCGGTATCGGGATCAGCGAAGCGCATTTGTCCCGGGTCAAAGACCGCTTCTTCCAGGTGGATGCGCTGAACGGTGGTACCGGTCTGGGGCTGGCGATTTCCCAGCAGATTGTAGAGCTTCATCACGGTAAACTGGAGATGGACAGTGAACTGGGCAAGGGAACCCAGGTTACGGTTATTTTGCCGTTGACCACCGAGGTTCCGCCGTCTGCAGTTCATCCGGCCGATGAGAATGAGGCATGA
- a CDS encoding response regulator transcription factor: MSKVLILEDEESIRSFIVINLKRNGFEVLEAADGNEALHKLTTTPDIDIALLDVMVPGIDGFEVCRRIRETNERLGIIFLTAKVQEQDKVYALSVGADDHVSKPFSPTELIARIQSLLRRVNVHREQSAKVSFHSGPFTLDLISKQFKRSGEAIELTPTEFSLVQFFLEKENTPLSRDSLLDHVWGKEYMGDPKIVDVNIRRLRQKIENNPSEPEYLQTVWGHGYKWKGQGQ, encoded by the coding sequence ATGAGTAAGGTACTGATTCTGGAGGACGAAGAGTCTATCCGCAGTTTTATTGTAATTAATCTCAAACGCAACGGATTTGAAGTGCTGGAGGCCGCTGACGGCAACGAGGCACTGCACAAGCTGACTACAACCCCCGACATTGATATTGCGCTGCTGGATGTAATGGTGCCCGGCATTGACGGTTTTGAGGTCTGCAGACGCATCAGAGAGACCAACGAACGGCTGGGAATTATTTTTCTGACGGCAAAAGTGCAGGAGCAGGATAAAGTATATGCACTTTCTGTAGGCGCTGATGACCATGTCAGCAAACCTTTTAGCCCTACAGAGCTGATCGCCCGGATCCAGTCGCTGCTTCGCCGGGTTAACGTACACCGTGAGCAGTCGGCCAAGGTATCCTTTCATTCGGGACCTTTTACGCTGGACCTGATTTCCAAGCAGTTCAAACGCAGCGGGGAAGCGATCGAACTGACGCCGACTGAATTTTCGCTGGTGCAGTTTTTTCTGGAAAAAGAAAACACACCGCTCAGCCGCGACTCGCTTCTGGATCATGTCTGGGGCAAAGAGTACATGGGCGATCCGAAGATTGTCGATGTAAATATCCGCCGGCTGCGCCAAAAAATCGAGAACAACCCGTCAGAACCCGAGTATCTGCAGACTGTATGGGGGCACGGCTATAAATGGAAAGGCCAAGGCCAATGA
- a CDS encoding ATP-binding cassette domain-containing protein: protein MITVEHLAKTVGEDKVPVLQDIGFQLEPGELVVLLGASGSGKSTLLRCLALKEKWDRGNFRVDGIDIKGNAFAGRRKIRREWAYLEQNAELNPNRTALKNVLIGQSSQTPLWRMVTGMVRSDDYMGAMDELDLLGLLDKAKMKTSQLSGGERQRVAIARALVHGAKVILADEPVTGLDPRTAEGVMETLRKLCKETGLTVITVLPLELAERYATRLWVLENGRIKHDVKGRRLTSQERANL from the coding sequence ATGATCACAGTTGAACATCTGGCCAAAACAGTAGGAGAGGACAAGGTTCCTGTGCTGCAGGATATTGGCTTTCAATTAGAACCGGGGGAACTGGTGGTGCTGCTGGGGGCCAGCGGAAGCGGCAAATCTACGCTGCTGCGCTGCCTGGCGCTAAAAGAAAAATGGGACAGAGGCAATTTCAGAGTGGATGGAATCGATATTAAAGGAAATGCTTTTGCCGGGAGACGGAAGATACGCCGCGAATGGGCCTACCTGGAGCAGAATGCCGAGCTCAACCCGAACCGGACAGCGCTTAAGAATGTCCTGATCGGCCAATCTTCACAGACACCGCTCTGGCGGATGGTTACAGGTATGGTGCGCTCCGATGATTACATGGGAGCCATGGACGAACTGGATCTGCTGGGACTTCTTGATAAAGCGAAGATGAAGACCAGCCAGCTCAGCGGGGGAGAACGCCAGCGTGTGGCGATTGCCCGGGCGCTTGTTCACGGAGCCAAGGTGATTCTGGCGGATGAGCCGGTGACGGGCCTGGATCCGCGGACTGCCGAGGGCGTGATGGAGACCCTGCGCAAGCTCTGCAAAGAGACCGGTCTGACGGTGATTACTGTGCTGCCGCTGGAGCTGGCTGAACGTTATGCCACCCGTCTATGGGTACTGGAGAACGGCAGAATCAAGCATGATGTCAAAGGCCGCCGCCTGACGTCCCAGGAGCGGGCCAATCTATAA
- a CDS encoding MFS transporter gives MILITVIIAAGLSQGLLLPVLSILLEQKGVSSSLNGLNAAALYVGSFAMTLAAERVLGAIGFKKLIAAGLTLVLAALLLFPLLPGIKVWFVLRLLVGIGDSAINYAAQLWVLLMAPAEHRGRYLSLYGMSYGLGFSLGPLGISLLRFGEAAPFLITAVLFLFALLLVLVKLPDSRPEAVEHNEGQARRFGRVYMLAWYALIPALLYGYMEASLNSSFPVYGLRTGFTADQIAALLPFAGIGGLVLQLPLGIWSDRYGRKKILILCGVAGGTAFALLPAAGNQFLLTLALLTIAGGLVGSFFSLGLSYAADILPRNLLPAANVVASFHFSAGSIIGPGLGGLLLEFGWGGGVFALMGVFYILFGLSGLLFSQRKAI, from the coding sequence ATGATTCTGATCACCGTCATTATCGCCGCAGGCCTTAGCCAGGGGCTCCTTTTGCCTGTACTCTCCATCCTGCTGGAGCAAAAGGGCGTGTCCTCCTCTCTGAACGGGCTTAATGCGGCCGCGTTATATGTGGGTTCATTTGCGATGACCCTCGCTGCTGAACGGGTACTTGGAGCCATCGGTTTCAAAAAGCTTATTGCCGCCGGGCTCACCCTCGTGCTGGCAGCCCTGCTGCTGTTCCCGCTGCTGCCGGGCATCAAAGTATGGTTTGTGCTGCGGCTGCTGGTCGGTATCGGCGACTCAGCCATCAATTATGCCGCACAGCTCTGGGTGCTGCTCATGGCGCCGGCCGAACACAGGGGCAGATACCTGTCCCTGTACGGAATGTCCTATGGACTCGGATTCAGCCTGGGGCCGCTTGGCATCAGCCTGCTGCGGTTTGGCGAAGCTGCACCTTTTCTTATTACCGCTGTACTGTTTCTGTTTGCACTTTTGCTGGTGCTGGTCAAGCTTCCGGATTCCCGTCCTGAAGCCGTGGAGCATAACGAGGGACAAGCCCGCCGGTTCGGGCGAGTGTATATGCTGGCCTGGTATGCGTTAATACCGGCTCTGCTCTACGGATACATGGAAGCCAGCTTGAACAGCAGCTTTCCTGTTTACGGTCTTCGCACAGGCTTCACTGCAGATCAGATCGCTGCGCTGCTGCCGTTTGCCGGTATCGGCGGGCTGGTGCTCCAGCTGCCGCTGGGCATCTGGAGTGACCGTTACGGCCGGAAGAAGATTCTGATCCTCTGCGGAGTGGCAGGCGGTACTGCGTTTGCTTTGCTGCCTGCAGCCGGGAATCAGTTCCTGCTCACTCTGGCGCTGCTCACGATTGCGGGCGGCCTGGTAGGTTCGTTCTTCTCACTGGGCCTCAGCTATGCTGCAGACATTCTTCCGCGCAATCTGCTGCCTGCCGCGAATGTAGTTGCTTCCTTCCACTTCAGCGCCGGCAGTATCATCGGACCGGGGCTCGGCGGACTGCTGCTTGAATTCGGCTGGGGCGGCGGTGTATTCGCACTGATGGGCGTATTCTATATTCTGTTCGGTTTGTCAGGGTTATTATTCTCGCAAAGAAAAGCGATTTAA
- a CDS encoding helix-turn-helix domain-containing protein has protein sequence MSYELKIDVSPVYELLDSFMLYVTRKWISNLDIGIDWVRDLDNRIPPQQLSLLRGAAEWPFSDYDVLYAWAYNRGPASKVLQFLDELDDTPLEEIFLRSVPLFPDFTMEECARIKNSYSPLLRLWHEQYFRHVEHKILPLLIEDASEKKMLQSKMDPTALIEYASGGVVIEDLPGLDTIVLLPTVHNRPINTYCFYNTLMIIQYPVDVPLDNEDEPPTVLLRMTKALSDPTRLRLLRYVAHEPKTLWEMQSELSQSSEMLMHHLLILRVAGLLRVHLSGENSERFSIRPDGASELQMFLESYIRI, from the coding sequence ATGAGTTATGAACTAAAAATTGATGTCTCGCCTGTATATGAACTGCTCGACAGTTTTATGTTATATGTGACCCGCAAGTGGATTTCCAACCTGGATATCGGCATTGACTGGGTGCGTGATCTCGATAACCGGATTCCGCCGCAGCAATTGTCCCTCCTGCGGGGGGCTGCCGAATGGCCTTTCAGCGATTATGACGTGCTGTATGCATGGGCGTACAACCGCGGCCCGGCGTCCAAGGTGCTGCAGTTTCTGGATGAGCTGGACGATACTCCGCTGGAGGAAATCTTTTTGCGGTCAGTGCCGCTGTTCCCGGACTTTACGATGGAAGAATGTGCCCGGATCAAGAACAGCTACAGCCCGCTTCTCCGTCTGTGGCATGAACAATATTTCCGCCATGTGGAGCACAAGATTCTGCCCCTGCTCATCGAGGACGCCTCAGAGAAAAAAATGCTGCAAAGCAAAATGGATCCTACAGCATTGATCGAGTATGCCTCAGGAGGCGTTGTCATTGAGGATCTGCCCGGGCTGGATACCATCGTATTGCTGCCCACGGTACATAACCGGCCGATCAATACTTACTGCTTCTACAATACATTGATGATCATCCAGTATCCTGTCGATGTACCGTTAGACAATGAGGACGAACCGCCCACTGTACTGCTGCGAATGACCAAGGCACTCTCGGATCCTACGCGGCTCCGGCTGCTCCGCTATGTAGCCCATGAGCCCAAAACGCTCTGGGAAATGCAGTCCGAGCTGAGCCAGTCCAGTGAAATGCTGATGCATCATCTGCTGATTCTGCGGGTTGCAGGGCTGCTGCGTGTGCATCTCTCCGGTGAGAACAGCGAGCGCTTCAGCATACGGCCGGACGGTGCTTCTGAACTCCAGATGTTCCTGGAGTCATATATTCGGATATAA
- a CDS encoding HAD family hydrolase — protein MTYMKQQVIFDLDDTLVHCNKYFDLILGQYFELMNDWFSGDGILTSEVRSKQVEIDVETVSTSGLASENFPKSLIATYRYFSARLGRPADPVQEQQLMKLGLSVYDQEIEAYPGMVETLDMLKQDGHDLYLYTGGDDTIQQRKIEQMKLDLYFDDRIFIRQHKNVESLENILSTHHFDRSRTWMIGNSLRTDVLPALTAGINTIYLKQQNEWLYNLIELQREMQQSVVTISSIIEVPPVIRSAAQRKSHG, from the coding sequence ATGACATATATGAAACAACAAGTCATTTTTGACCTGGACGATACACTGGTGCACTGCAATAAGTATTTCGACCTCATTCTGGGCCAGTATTTCGAGCTTATGAATGACTGGTTCAGCGGAGACGGCATACTTACCAGCGAAGTCCGCAGCAAGCAGGTTGAGATCGATGTGGAGACTGTGAGCACAAGCGGACTGGCGAGCGAGAACTTTCCCAAATCCCTGATTGCCACCTACCGTTATTTCAGCGCCAGACTGGGCAGGCCTGCGGATCCTGTTCAGGAGCAGCAGCTGATGAAGCTGGGGCTTAGCGTATATGACCAGGAAATTGAAGCCTACCCCGGCATGGTGGAGACACTGGATATGCTGAAGCAGGACGGGCACGATCTGTATCTCTACACAGGCGGAGATGATACGATCCAGCAGCGCAAAATTGAGCAGATGAAGCTTGATTTGTATTTTGATGACAGAATCTTTATCCGCCAGCACAAAAATGTGGAATCCCTGGAGAACATCCTGAGCACACACCATTTTGACCGCAGCCGCACATGGATGATCGGCAATTCACTGCGTACGGATGTGCTTCCGGCCCTGACCGCAGGGATTAACACCATCTATCTGAAACAGCAGAATGAATGGCTCTACAACCTGATTGAGCTTCAGCGGGAGATGCAGCAATCCGTAGTGACCATATCATCCATTATTGAAGTTCCGCCGGTGATCCGGTCTGCAGCCCAGCGTAAGAGCCACGGCTAA
- a CDS encoding thioredoxin domain-containing protein, whose protein sequence is MNKKVSRGNSPVRQHWLPMLLGVVVVILIIALLYLAAGRTAGDAGDLDNLPNYTDVKGNFVVDGLKYEKQPHLGSAEAKVKVIEFADFKCPACKKWTAAYLDTFIKDYVDTGKAELFFMNFAFIDRDSYLAASAGEAIYRQSNEKFWEYVHKLYDNQGDESTIWATQKFILNFVKNNIEGINYEQFEQDITRHTYMYDVKEDFKIAGAYGVNGTPKFMVNGELLPDSSYEGLTAAIDAALAESAQ, encoded by the coding sequence ATGAACAAAAAAGTTAGCCGCGGAAATAGCCCGGTGCGGCAGCACTGGCTCCCGATGCTGCTGGGTGTGGTTGTTGTCATCCTGATTATAGCCCTGCTCTACCTGGCGGCAGGGAGAACTGCCGGCGATGCCGGTGATCTCGACAACCTGCCCAATTACACGGATGTAAAGGGCAATTTTGTTGTTGACGGGCTGAAGTATGAGAAGCAGCCGCATCTCGGAAGCGCCGAAGCGAAGGTCAAGGTTATTGAGTTCGCTGATTTCAAATGCCCTGCCTGCAAAAAATGGACAGCCGCTTATCTGGATACCTTCATTAAGGATTATGTAGACACCGGTAAGGCTGAGCTTTTCTTCATGAACTTTGCCTTTATCGACAGGGACTCCTATTTGGCGGCCAGTGCCGGGGAAGCCATCTACAGGCAGAGCAATGAAAAGTTCTGGGAATATGTCCACAAGCTGTACGACAACCAAGGTGATGAGAGCACCATCTGGGCCACCCAGAAGTTCATTCTTAACTTTGTCAAGAACAACATTGAAGGTATTAATTACGAGCAGTTCGAACAGGATATCACCCGTCATACCTATATGTATGATGTGAAGGAAGACTTCAAGATCGCCGGAGCCTACGGCGTAAACGGCACGCCTAAATTTATGGTGAACGGCGAGCTGCTTCCGGATTCCTCTTACGAGGGCCTGACCGCAGCCATTGACGCAGCACTGGCTGAGTCTGCACAGTAG